A DNA window from Anaerocolumna sp. AGMB13020 contains the following coding sequences:
- the argF gene encoding ornithine carbamoyltransferase — MNLKGRSFLTLKDYTPEEIEYLIDLAKVLKTKKKQGITGNSLKGKNIALIFEKPSTRTRCAFTVGCIDEGGHPEYLGKDDIQLGHKESVEDTARVLGRMFDGIEFRGFKQETVEKLAKYSGVPVWNGLTDLDHPTQILADFLTLKEQFGTLKGLHLVYVGDGRNNMANSLMIGSAKLGLNFTVLSPEPLWTDEALVAECQEYNKTSGGTITITDNIALVQGADAVYTDVWCSMGEEALAGERIALLKPYQVNSGLMKAVGTEKTIFLHCLPAVKGYEVTEEIFEAHADVIFDEAENRMHTIKAVMVATLGN, encoded by the coding sequence ATGAATTTAAAAGGACGCAGTTTTTTAACCTTAAAAGATTATACACCGGAAGAAATTGAATATCTCATAGACCTTGCCAAAGTCCTAAAGACAAAGAAAAAGCAAGGTATTACCGGAAACAGTCTTAAGGGGAAGAATATCGCATTAATATTTGAAAAACCTTCCACCAGAACCAGATGTGCATTTACTGTAGGTTGTATTGATGAAGGCGGACATCCTGAATATCTTGGAAAAGATGATATTCAGCTGGGGCACAAGGAAAGTGTTGAAGATACAGCAAGAGTACTTGGGCGTATGTTTGATGGTATTGAGTTTAGAGGCTTTAAGCAGGAGACCGTAGAGAAGTTGGCGAAATACAGCGGTGTTCCTGTCTGGAACGGATTAACCGACTTGGATCATCCTACTCAGATCCTGGCAGATTTCCTGACCTTAAAAGAGCAGTTTGGTACGTTAAAAGGGCTTCATCTGGTGTATGTAGGTGACGGACGTAATAATATGGCTAATAGTCTCATGATTGGAAGTGCCAAACTGGGACTTAACTTTACTGTGCTGTCTCCTGAACCCTTGTGGACGGATGAAGCACTTGTGGCTGAATGCCAGGAATACAATAAAACCTCCGGCGGGACGATAACAATCACTGATAATATTGCTTTAGTTCAGGGGGCTGATGCCGTATATACTGATGTATGGTGTTCCATGGGTGAAGAGGCACTGGCAGGAGAACGTATTGCGCTGCTAAAGCCTTATCAGGTTAATTCCGGTCTTATGAAAGCTGTGGGTACTGAGAAAACAATCTTTCTTCACTGCCTTCCGGCGGTAAAGGGTTATGAGGTTACGGAAGAAATATTTGAAGCTCATGCAGATGTTATATTTGATGAAGCAGAAAACAGAATGCATACCATAAAGGCAGTAATGGTTGCAACCCTTGGGAATTAA